Proteins from a genomic interval of Rhodococcoides fascians A25f:
- a CDS encoding ABC transporter ATP-binding protein, with the protein MTESRLHADAITVGYDKSVIIENLTVAIPDGKFTVIVGPNACGKSTLLRALSRLLKPSLGAVLLDGKYISSYPAKEVARRLGLLPQTSIAPDGISVADLVARGRYPHQKLIRQWSTADEDAVVLAMDATGVTSLSARPVDELSGGQQQRVWVAMVLAQQTPLLLLDEPTTFLDIAHQIELLDLLATLPRENGNTLVAVLHDLNHACRYADHIIAMKDGAVVVEGPPAEIVTADVVEAVFGLPCRIIDDPESHTPLVIPIARR; encoded by the coding sequence ATGACCGAGTCTCGGTTGCACGCAGACGCGATCACGGTCGGATACGACAAGAGCGTGATCATCGAGAACTTGACCGTCGCGATTCCCGACGGCAAGTTCACGGTCATCGTCGGCCCCAACGCCTGCGGTAAATCGACGCTGCTGCGAGCACTCTCGCGGCTGCTGAAGCCCTCCCTCGGAGCCGTTCTGCTGGACGGCAAGTACATCTCGTCGTACCCGGCAAAGGAGGTTGCGCGACGCCTCGGCCTGTTGCCCCAGACCTCCATCGCACCCGACGGTATCTCGGTAGCCGATCTCGTTGCGCGAGGACGATATCCCCATCAGAAGTTGATCCGGCAGTGGTCGACGGCGGACGAGGATGCGGTCGTCCTGGCCATGGACGCCACCGGAGTGACGTCGCTGTCGGCCCGACCGGTCGACGAACTGTCCGGTGGACAGCAGCAACGAGTATGGGTGGCAATGGTTCTCGCGCAACAGACACCACTTTTGCTCTTGGACGAGCCCACGACCTTTCTCGACATCGCGCACCAGATCGAGCTTCTCGACTTGTTGGCCACACTGCCCCGCGAGAACGGCAACACACTGGTCGCGGTGCTGCACGACCTCAACCACGCCTGCCGGTACGCCGATCACATCATCGCGATGAAGGACGGCGCCGTCGTCGTCGAAGGGCCGCCGGCCGAGATCGTCACCGCCGACGTGGTGGAGGCGGTTTTCGGACTGCCGTGCCGCATCATCGACGATCCGGAATCGCACACTCCATTGGTGATTCCGATCGCGCGACGCTGA
- a CDS encoding FecCD family ABC transporter permease: MTPGQRGSVDFGRRLWIVRLRDRVDGRIDIRTVTVCAALLLATAVVAVLAVGTGDYYVPPNEVLAAVFGDAPRVTEIIVMEWRFPRVALAFLFGAALGVSGAVFQSLTRNPLGSPDIIGFATGAYTGALVVILTLGGGYYRTGAGALVGGLATAAAVYLLAYKRGVQGFRLIIVGIGVSAMLASVNTWLVVKADLAEAIAAAVWGAGSLNGLGWAQVWPALIVMAVITPCLAVLSRRLPMLEMGDDAARALGVRAEPTRLMLVLLGVALIALVTAAAGPISFVALAAPQLARRLTGTSGVAMVPAACMGALMLVVSDVVAQRVFAPTQLPVGVVTVSVGGAYFVWLLAREGRKQ; this comes from the coding sequence GTGACCCCAGGGCAGCGCGGCAGCGTGGACTTCGGGCGGCGGTTGTGGATCGTTCGACTGCGTGATCGGGTGGACGGACGAATCGACATCCGAACGGTGACGGTCTGTGCCGCACTGCTTCTCGCGACGGCGGTGGTCGCCGTTCTCGCGGTCGGTACCGGCGACTACTACGTTCCGCCGAACGAGGTGCTGGCCGCGGTGTTCGGTGACGCTCCACGCGTCACCGAGATCATCGTCATGGAGTGGCGCTTTCCCCGAGTGGCACTGGCGTTCCTGTTCGGAGCCGCCCTCGGTGTATCCGGTGCGGTCTTTCAGTCGTTGACGCGCAATCCGTTGGGCAGCCCCGACATCATCGGATTCGCCACCGGCGCGTACACAGGCGCGCTCGTCGTCATCCTCACTCTCGGTGGCGGCTATTACCGGACCGGAGCGGGCGCGCTCGTGGGCGGACTGGCCACGGCGGCGGCGGTGTATCTGCTTGCCTACAAGCGCGGGGTGCAGGGCTTTCGGCTGATCATCGTCGGGATCGGCGTCAGCGCGATGTTGGCCTCGGTCAACACCTGGTTGGTCGTGAAGGCCGATCTGGCCGAAGCGATCGCGGCCGCCGTCTGGGGTGCGGGAAGTCTCAACGGGTTGGGATGGGCGCAGGTGTGGCCGGCGCTGATAGTGATGGCCGTGATCACTCCGTGCCTGGCGGTACTGTCGCGGCGGTTGCCGATGTTGGAGATGGGGGACGACGCCGCACGTGCCCTCGGGGTGCGCGCCGAACCGACGCGTCTGATGCTGGTTCTTCTGGGCGTAGCGTTGATCGCACTGGTCACCGCGGCCGCGGGACCCATTTCGTTCGTCGCGCTCGCTGCGCCGCAACTCGCGCGCAGGCTTACCGGAACATCAGGAGTCGCGATGGTACCCGCGGCCTGTATGGGGGCGCTGATGCTCGTGGTCAGTGACGTTGTCGCACAGCGCGTCTTCGCCCCGACTCAGCTGCCGGTCGGTGTTGTGACCGTGTCGGTGGGAGGCGCATATTTCGTGTGGTTGCTCGCTCGCGAAGGGAGAAAGCAGTGA
- a CDS encoding iron chelate uptake ABC transporter family permease subunit: MIDEADHPVSAEGLAHTDARRTAGLVVVIGVLATLCLVSVAVGTEYIPLGSVWHGLFFSDGSTDSVIVRELRLPRTVLGLVVGSALGVAGALIQAMTRNPLADPGILGVNAGAAFFVALAVGVLGFTGIDSYIWFAFAGAVLAAVAVYALGSMGRAGATPIRLTLSGIALGAVLGGITSGMLLLDPDAFDRMRFWSAGSLAGRGLDIVTATGPFIASGLLLAALVARPLNAIALGDDLAQSLGARVMRTRLIGVVAVTLLAGAATAAAGPIGFVGLMIPHMVRWFVGPDQRWILIYTVFAAPGLLLLADVVGRIVVRPGELQVGIVTAFVGAPVLIVLVRRKKASGL, encoded by the coding sequence GTGATCGATGAGGCGGACCACCCGGTGTCAGCGGAGGGGCTTGCTCACACCGATGCGCGGCGGACCGCAGGGTTGGTCGTCGTCATCGGAGTTCTCGCGACCCTGTGCCTGGTGAGTGTCGCGGTAGGCACCGAGTACATCCCCCTCGGTTCGGTCTGGCATGGCCTGTTCTTCTCCGACGGTTCCACCGACTCTGTGATCGTCCGCGAACTGCGCCTTCCGCGAACCGTTCTTGGGCTCGTCGTGGGCAGCGCACTAGGGGTGGCCGGTGCACTGATCCAGGCGATGACGCGAAACCCCCTGGCCGATCCGGGCATCCTGGGCGTCAACGCCGGAGCCGCGTTCTTCGTCGCGTTGGCCGTCGGCGTACTGGGTTTCACCGGTATCGACTCCTACATCTGGTTCGCGTTCGCCGGAGCCGTACTCGCCGCGGTCGCGGTGTACGCACTGGGGTCGATGGGGCGGGCGGGCGCGACGCCGATTCGCCTGACCCTGTCCGGAATTGCGCTCGGTGCGGTACTCGGTGGAATCACCTCGGGCATGCTGCTCCTCGACCCGGACGCCTTCGACAGAATGCGGTTCTGGAGCGCGGGATCATTGGCCGGCCGCGGCCTGGACATCGTGACTGCGACCGGGCCGTTCATCGCATCGGGGCTGTTGCTGGCTGCCCTCGTCGCACGTCCGCTCAACGCGATCGCACTCGGTGACGATCTGGCGCAGTCGTTGGGAGCACGAGTGATGCGTACGCGCCTCATCGGTGTTGTCGCAGTGACTCTGCTCGCCGGTGCCGCGACCGCAGCGGCCGGGCCCATCGGGTTCGTCGGACTGATGATTCCGCACATGGTGCGGTGGTTCGTCGGGCCGGATCAGCGCTGGATTCTGATCTACACCGTGTTCGCGGCACCGGGACTGCTGCTGCTTGCCGACGTGGTGGGCCGTATCGTTGTTCGGCCGGGTGAGCTCCAGGTGGGGATAGTCACCGCATTCGTCGGCGCTCCGGTACTGATCGTGCTGGTCCGCCGCAAGAAGGCGAGCGGACTGTGA